The stretch of DNA CAACCTTCAGCTTGATCGGACTTTGTCCCGCTATGAAGACAAAAAGTCAGAAAGAAAATCACTCAACTATCTCATATCATCTTACCCGTTTCAGTTCTCCCCCATCCGGCGGCAACGGCTTTTGTACCGATGATTTTACGGGAGCGGCTTGCAGAGTCCGTGGGTAGACAGATTGGCTTTATGTAATCCGAATAAGACACATCACGGCTCAGTCTAATCAAAgcaatgtcatcatattgacctTTCGACAGAGGATCGTAGCTTTCGTGAACAGTTATTCTATCGATATCATTATCCAACGGTAAATCGGCACAGACTCCATCGACGCAATCATTTCCATTATTATTTAAGTCGTACTCCCCGAGTCGAACACCGATTCTGTATGGATGACATTAACATCATTACTTTCTGTAATTATACGTTATCATCTCCAGCAGCACTACTCACACTTCCCATCCGCTGGGAATCGCATCAATACAATGGGCGGCCGTCAATACGTATCGCGAATTAATGAGGGATCCACCGCAGTTATAACCCGGTTTTCCGTTTGGTTTTCTGTATAAAATCAAAGCGGACCACGGATATTCCTTCAAATCGGTGGCTTGACCGCCAATGATACGATCCCCTACCATGAGCCCACACTGGGGAGGCCTTGGAAGGTTCCGTTGCGCCGATGCAAAGGAAGCAAGTGCCAGAAGGACAAAACACGGCAGTTGTCGTGATAGCCGGACCATCTTTCTCGTATCGATTGACTTTCGACTTGCACTACGCGAACTACACAACTCAACTGCTCAAGGATCGACGCCGAATGCTACTTAAGAGGACAAATTCTACGAACGAATAATCGAGAACAACAAATGCTGGGATTTTTCAGTTCGAACGTGGAGAAACCAAAAAAGTGGTAGTGGTTGTCACAGCGTGGCTACTAGCAGACGAGTCGCGTATTTCTCGAGCCTATACGAGAACATGCATATGAATACTCCAGCGGAGAAAGAACTTGTTTGAAATGATCGTTGTTTATGTGTCGTATTTGTTTTCATAGTTTAAAGAAGTATTCATTGTGTGAATTTGGATGTTGGATGTATTGGGAATACAATTCATTGGTATACATGCGAATACTAGATGTTCCGGTttgatgtttattattattattattataattatcattAACAGATTACAATATATTAATTGAAAGATGTATAACGCATtcattttgtttctattttatgCATCTGCCATATCGGTAGAAcagattccattttttttacttattttcttATTGTCTTACGTACGCTAAAACCAATAAAAGCCCGGTGGTAAACCTTCCGAATGCTGAAGGACACCATAATAAAGATATATGAAAACCGATGATCATTTCTGCGCTTTTGGGAATTTCAAGAAACCATGAAAGTTTCCCGCCTTCTTGTGTTTCCAATGCTAA from Toxorhynchites rutilus septentrionalis strain SRP chromosome 3, ASM2978413v1, whole genome shotgun sequence encodes:
- the LOC129775534 gene encoding CLIP domain-containing serine protease B4-like; this encodes MVRLSRQLPCFVLLALASFASAQRNLPRPPQCGLMVGDRIIGGQATDLKEYPWSALILYRKPNGKPGYNCGGSLINSRYVLTAAHCIDAIPSGWEVIGVRLGEYDLNNNGNDCVDGVCADLPLDNDIDRITVHESYDPLSKGQYDDIALIRLSRDVSYSDYIKPICLPTDSASRSRKIIGTKAVAAGWGRTETAGQSPIKLKVDLNVADTNQCATVYLRQYGITLRDTQLCAGGLAGKDTCTGDSGGPLMKRIKANHFLYGIVSFGPNKCGTKDVPGVYTNVAKYTDWIEKQLY